The following coding sequences are from one Paenibacillus tundrae window:
- a CDS encoding TetR/AcrR family transcriptional regulator has protein sequence MAKIDRRIAKTQEALRRAVVELMNQKSFDEITIQDIADQADLNRGTIYLHYKDKYDLLDKMIESHMEELGELDEWACKLDWNNGLVPFFEYFEKNHLFFSTMLASKGAPSFRARLLEYVMAGFNGEIDRESGKNKDLNEDVMLQYTGTAYVGIVEWWIINGMPYPPETMAKQVGVLLERSL, from the coding sequence ATGGCAAAAATAGATCGAAGAATTGCAAAAACTCAAGAAGCACTGCGAAGAGCTGTCGTTGAATTAATGAATCAAAAGAGTTTTGATGAAATTACTATTCAGGACATTGCGGATCAGGCAGACCTTAATCGCGGAACGATTTATCTACACTACAAAGACAAATATGATCTATTAGACAAAATGATTGAGTCCCACATGGAAGAATTGGGGGAATTGGATGAATGGGCATGCAAGTTGGATTGGAACAATGGCCTTGTCCCATTTTTCGAATATTTTGAGAAGAATCATTTGTTTTTTTCAACCATGTTAGCTAGTAAAGGGGCTCCATCTTTTCGAGCCCGGCTACTGGAGTATGTAATGGCAGGGTTTAATGGAGAAATTGATAGAGAAAGCGGCAAAAATAAAGATCTCAATGAAGATGTCATGTTGCAATATACCGGAACAGCTTATGTAGGGATCGTTGAATGGTGGATCATAAATGGGATGCCGTATCCGCCTGAGACGATGGCTAAGCAAGTTGGTGTATTATTGGAACGAAGCCTGTAA